One genomic region from Paroceanicella profunda encodes:
- a CDS encoding aminopeptidase P family protein, whose amino-acid sequence MFQTFDAKTTPATGAARLAALREAMRAAGVDGFLVPRADAFQGENVAPRDERLAWLTGFTGSAGLCAALAERAAVFIDGRYTLQVRDQVDLAVFTPVAIHETAPAEWLAGAMAQGQVLAYDPWLHGREELGRLAERLTPLGVTLRAVENLVDTVWPDQPAPPAAPLRVHPDALAGETHGAKRARLGAELAAAEAEAALITLPDSIAWLLNIRGGDIARSPYAHAFALLGADGRVSLFTDPAKLGAEVAAHLGNEVDVQPWSALEPALTGFAGRRVTLDRATAPARVADLLEAAGAAILWRADPCVAPKARKTAAELDGMRSAQARDSVALARFLCWLDGAAPQGGLTEIDVVRRLEAFRAEAGGLTDISFETISGAGPNGAIVHYRVTEATNRTIQPGELLLVDSGAQYAEGTTDITRTMATGVVGVEEAWAFTLVLKGMIALSRARFPQGVAGRDLDALARVALWRAGLDYDHGTGHGVGACLGVHEGPQAISRRNMVPLEAGMVLSNEPGFYREGAFGIRIENLLAVTPAEIPEGGTRKMLGFETLTFVPIDRRLIRPDMLDAAERVWLDAYHAEVLARVRPRLDAETAGWLDEACAPL is encoded by the coding sequence ATGTTCCAGACCTTCGATGCGAAGACCACACCCGCCACCGGCGCCGCGCGGCTCGCCGCCTTGCGCGAGGCGATGCGTGCCGCCGGGGTGGACGGGTTTCTCGTGCCCCGCGCCGATGCCTTCCAGGGCGAGAACGTGGCCCCGCGCGATGAACGCCTGGCCTGGCTCACCGGTTTCACCGGTTCCGCCGGCCTCTGCGCCGCGCTGGCGGAGCGTGCCGCGGTGTTCATCGACGGGCGCTACACCCTGCAGGTGCGCGACCAGGTGGACCTCGCCGTCTTCACCCCCGTCGCCATTCACGAAACCGCCCCGGCGGAGTGGCTCGCCGGCGCCATGGCACAGGGCCAGGTGCTGGCCTATGACCCCTGGCTGCACGGGCGCGAGGAACTCGGCCGGCTTGCGGAACGTCTCACGCCGCTGGGCGTGACGCTGCGCGCGGTGGAGAACCTCGTCGATACCGTCTGGCCGGACCAGCCCGCGCCGCCCGCGGCCCCGCTGCGGGTGCACCCGGACGCGCTGGCCGGCGAGACGCATGGCGCCAAGCGCGCCCGGCTGGGGGCGGAGCTTGCGGCGGCGGAGGCGGAGGCCGCCCTCATCACCCTGCCCGACAGCATCGCCTGGCTGCTGAACATCCGCGGCGGCGATATCGCCCGCAGCCCCTACGCGCATGCCTTCGCCCTGCTGGGCGCCGATGGCCGGGTGAGCCTGTTCACCGACCCGGCCAAGCTGGGTGCGGAGGTGGCCGCCCACCTGGGCAACGAGGTGGACGTCCAGCCCTGGTCCGCGCTGGAGCCGGCGCTCACGGGGTTTGCCGGGCGCAGGGTCACGCTGGACCGGGCCACCGCCCCGGCGCGCGTCGCCGACCTGCTGGAAGCCGCCGGCGCGGCCATCCTCTGGCGGGCGGACCCCTGCGTGGCGCCCAAGGCGCGCAAGACCGCCGCGGAGCTGGACGGGATGCGCAGCGCCCAGGCGCGCGATTCCGTCGCCCTCGCGCGGTTCCTGTGCTGGCTGGACGGCGCCGCGCCGCAGGGCGGGCTGACCGAGATCGACGTGGTCCGCCGGCTGGAGGCCTTCCGGGCCGAGGCCGGCGGCCTCACCGACATCTCGTTCGAGACCATCTCCGGCGCCGGGCCGAACGGCGCCATCGTGCATTACCGGGTCACCGAGGCCACCAACCGCACCATTCAGCCGGGCGAACTGCTGCTGGTCGACAGCGGCGCGCAATATGCCGAGGGCACCACGGACATCACCCGCACCATGGCCACCGGTGTGGTGGGGGTGGAGGAGGCCTGGGCCTTCACGCTGGTGCTGAAGGGCATGATCGCGCTCAGCCGCGCGCGCTTTCCGCAGGGCGTGGCGGGGCGTGACCTCGACGCGCTCGCGCGGGTCGCGCTGTGGCGGGCGGGGCTGGACTATGATCACGGCACCGGCCACGGCGTGGGCGCCTGCCTCGGGGTGCACGAGGGGCCGCAGGCCATCTCCCGGCGCAACATGGTGCCGCTGGAGGCGGGCATGGTGCTGTCCAACGAGCCGGGTTTCTACCGCGAGGGCGCCTTCGGCATCCGCATCGAGAATCTCCTGGCCGTCACCCCGGCGGAGATTCCCGAGGGCGGCACTCGCAAAATGCTCGGATTCGAGACTCTGACCTTCGTTCCGATTGATCGGAGGCTCATCCGACCCGATATGCTGGATGCGGCCGAGCGTGTCTGGCTCGACGCCTACCATGCCGAGGTCCTGGCCCGGGTGCGTCCGCGCCTCGACGCCGAGACCGCCGGCTGGCTGGATGAGGCCTGCGCGCCCCTCTGA
- a CDS encoding DUF427 domain-containing protein, which yields MITERKITIIRSPGTWVVRAGGAVIAETRDALQLIEGDYPPVTYFPREDAGMAFLEKSAHTTTCPWKGEATHYDIAARSGPIHNAAWSYEDPLPAAARVKGYIAFYPETATVEQV from the coding sequence ATGATTACCGAGCGCAAGATCACCATCATCCGCAGCCCGGGCACCTGGGTGGTGCGGGCCGGCGGCGCGGTCATCGCCGAGACCCGCGATGCCCTGCAGCTCATCGAGGGGGATTACCCCCCGGTGACCTATTTCCCGCGTGAGGACGCGGGCATGGCCTTCCTGGAGAAATCGGCCCACACCACCACCTGTCCGTGGAAGGGCGAGGCCACGCATTACGACATCGCCGCGCGCAGCGGCCCGATCCACAATGCCGCCTGGAGCTACGAGGACCCGTTGCCGGCGGCCGCGCGGGTGAAGGGCTACATCGCCTTCTACCCGGAAACCGCCACCGTCGAGCAGGTCTGA
- a CDS encoding putative glycolipid-binding domain-containing protein — translation MRRTVRWSDESGTGLEHLLLTGTECGFRAESLVIGAEEGVGFALRYRLEIDAQWRLRAAVAACLGGPELHLLADGAGHWRLGDGTALPELDGCIDIDIAATPFTNTLPIRRLGLTDTQACEIRMAYLPVPGLTPSPMRQRYTRLGAGRYLYESVESGFRAELPVDADGLVGDYPGLFRRLEA, via the coding sequence ATGCGCAGGACCGTGCGGTGGAGCGATGAGAGCGGAACCGGGCTGGAGCACCTGCTGCTGACCGGAACGGAATGCGGCTTTCGCGCCGAGAGCCTGGTGATCGGGGCGGAGGAGGGCGTGGGCTTCGCCCTGCGCTACCGGCTGGAGATCGACGCGCAATGGCGCCTGCGCGCCGCCGTCGCCGCCTGCCTCGGCGGGCCGGAGCTGCACCTCCTCGCCGATGGCGCCGGGCATTGGCGCCTCGGGGATGGCACCGCATTGCCGGAGCTGGACGGCTGCATCGACATCGACATCGCCGCCACGCCCTTCACCAACACCCTGCCCATCCGCCGGCTGGGCCTCACCGACACGCAGGCCTGCGAGATCCGCATGGCCTACCTGCCGGTGCCCGGCCTCACCCCGTCCCCCATGCGCCAGCGTTACACGCGGCTGGGCGCGGGCCGGTATCTCTACGAGAGTGTGGAAAGCGGGTTTCGCGCCGAGCTGCCGGTCGATGCGGACGGGCTGGTGGGCGATTACCCCGGGCTGTTCCGGCGGCTGGAGGCCTGA
- the fumC gene encoding class II fumarate hydratase, with protein sequence MTDTSKGTRTETDSFGPLEVPADKYWGAQTQRSVLNFPIGWEKQPVAIVRALGVIKQAAAETNMALGKLSPEIGNAIVAAASEVVAGKLDDNFPLVVWQTGSGTQSNMNANEVVSNRAIEMLGGEMGSKKPVHPNDHCNMSQSSNDTFPTAMHIAAAVTATQVTIPGLEKLHAALVAKAEAFKDIIKIGRTHTQDATPLTLGQEFGGYAYQVEQGIRRVTAALTNIYPLAQGGTAVGTGLNTHPEFAERVAAEIAKITGLPFITAPNKFEALAAHDAIVEMSGALKVVAASLFKIANDIRLLGSGPRCGLGELMLPENEPGSSIMPGKVNPTQCEALTQVCAHVLGNDAAIGFAGTQGHFELNVYKPMMAYNLLQSMQLLGDAASAFTDNCVTGIEADEERISKLMWESLMLVTALAPEIGYDNATKVAKTAHKNRTTLKEEAIALGFVDAETFDRVVQPKDMLGPKA encoded by the coding sequence ATGACTGATACGAGCAAGGGCACCCGGACGGAAACGGACAGCTTCGGCCCGCTCGAGGTGCCGGCGGACAAGTACTGGGGCGCGCAGACGCAGCGCTCGGTGCTGAACTTCCCCATCGGCTGGGAGAAGCAGCCGGTGGCCATCGTCCGTGCCCTCGGCGTCATCAAGCAGGCCGCGGCCGAGACCAACATGGCGCTCGGCAAGCTGTCCCCCGAGATCGGCAACGCCATCGTCGCCGCCGCGTCGGAGGTTGTCGCCGGCAAGCTGGATGACAATTTCCCGCTGGTCGTCTGGCAGACCGGTTCGGGCACCCAGTCCAACATGAACGCGAACGAGGTGGTCTCGAACCGCGCCATCGAGATGCTGGGCGGCGAGATGGGCTCCAAGAAGCCGGTGCACCCGAACGACCACTGCAACATGTCGCAGAGCTCGAACGACACCTTCCCCACCGCGATGCACATCGCCGCCGCCGTGACCGCCACGCAGGTGACCATCCCGGGGCTGGAGAAGCTGCACGCCGCACTTGTCGCGAAGGCCGAGGCCTTCAAGGACATCATCAAGATCGGCCGCACCCACACGCAGGACGCGACCCCGCTCACCCTGGGCCAGGAATTCGGCGGCTACGCCTATCAGGTGGAGCAGGGCATCCGCCGCGTGACCGCCGCGCTCACCAACATCTATCCGCTCGCGCAGGGCGGCACCGCCGTGGGCACCGGGCTGAACACCCATCCCGAGTTCGCGGAGCGCGTGGCCGCCGAGATCGCGAAGATCACCGGCCTGCCCTTCATCACCGCCCCGAACAAGTTCGAGGCGCTGGCCGCGCATGACGCGATCGTGGAGATGTCGGGCGCACTGAAGGTGGTGGCGGCCTCGCTGTTCAAGATCGCCAACGACATCCGCCTGCTCGGCTCCGGCCCGCGCTGCGGCCTGGGCGAGCTGATGCTGCCGGAGAATGAGCCCGGCTCCTCCATCATGCCCGGCAAGGTGAACCCCACCCAGTGCGAGGCGCTCACCCAGGTCTGCGCCCATGTGCTGGGCAATGACGCGGCCATCGGCTTCGCCGGCACCCAGGGGCATTTCGAGCTCAACGTCTACAAGCCGATGATGGCCTACAACCTGCTGCAGTCCATGCAGCTTCTGGGCGACGCCGCCTCCGCCTTCACCGACAATTGCGTGACGGGCATCGAGGCCGACGAGGAGCGCATCTCGAAGCTCATGTGGGAAAGCCTGATGCTGGTCACCGCGCTGGCGCCCGAGATCGGCTACGACAACGCCACCAAGGTGGCCAAGACCGCGCACAAGAACCGCACCACCCTGAAGGAAGAGGCGATCGCCCTCGGCTTCGTGGACGCGGAGACCTTCGACCGCGTGGTCCAGCCGAAGGACATGCTCGGCCCGAAAGCCTGA
- a CDS encoding class I SAM-dependent methyltransferase: MTIQIDPAAPGKPSHLGIFLSQFLRRPGRIVALSPSSRDLARMMTAGLGPRTGPVIELGSGTGKITEAILARGVAEADLTLFEIDPVFADLLAAHYPRAWLLRISASHVGEAGRPDRPAGAVISGLPLLSMPRGVQRDILSGAFDIMGPGGVFVQFTYGFRPPVDRALRAELGLSWTRSRRVWNNLPPARVYTFRKAG, encoded by the coding sequence ATGACAATCCAGATCGACCCGGCCGCGCCGGGAAAACCCAGCCATCTCGGCATATTCCTGTCGCAGTTCCTGCGCCGACCGGGCCGCATCGTGGCCCTGTCCCCCTCCTCCCGCGACCTGGCCCGGATGATGACCGCCGGGCTGGGGCCGCGCACCGGCCCGGTCATCGAGCTGGGCAGCGGCACCGGCAAGATCACCGAGGCGATTCTCGCCCGCGGCGTGGCCGAGGCGGACCTCACCCTGTTCGAGATCGACCCCGTCTTCGCCGACCTGCTGGCGGCGCACTACCCCCGGGCCTGGCTGCTGCGCATATCCGCCAGCCATGTCGGCGAGGCGGGGCGGCCCGACAGGCCCGCCGGCGCGGTGATCAGCGGGCTGCCGCTGCTCTCCATGCCCCGCGGCGTGCAGCGCGACATCCTCTCCGGCGCCTTCGACATCATGGGCCCGGGCGGCGTGTTCGTGCAGTTCACCTACGGGTTCCGCCCGCCGGTGGACCGCGCGCTGCGCGCGGAACTGGGCCTCAGCTGGACCCGGTCGCGCCGGGTGTGGAACAACCTGCCGCCGGCGCGGGTCTATACCTTCCGCAAGGCGGGATGA
- a CDS encoding SspB family protein, which yields MASRGFNYGQLMQRALRGLLVEVLTEVAENGLPGDHHFFITFDTAHPGVDISPALMQRYPSEMTIVLQDWFDDLAVAGDRFTVTLNFGDVPERLVIPFDAVRVFVDPSVEFGLRFDHHEGSDDDPDDDPEPTEDDDETEENHAGGDVVRLDRFRRN from the coding sequence ATGGCCTCGCGTGGCTTCAATTACGGCCAACTCATGCAGCGCGCCCTGCGCGGACTGCTCGTGGAAGTGCTGACCGAGGTAGCGGAAAACGGGCTGCCGGGGGATCACCACTTCTTCATCACGTTCGACACCGCGCACCCGGGCGTGGACATCTCGCCTGCGCTGATGCAGCGCTATCCCAGCGAGATGACCATCGTCCTGCAGGACTGGTTCGACGATCTCGCCGTGGCGGGAGACCGGTTCACCGTCACGCTGAACTTCGGCGACGTGCCGGAGCGGCTGGTGATTCCCTTCGATGCGGTGCGGGTGTTCGTCGACCCTTCGGTGGAGTTCGGCCTGCGCTTCGACCATCACGAGGGTTCGGACGACGACCCGGATGACGACCCGGAACCCACCGAAGACGACGACGAGACCGAGGAAAACCACGCCGGCGGCGACGTCGTGCGGCTGGACCGCTTCCGCCGCAACTGA
- a CDS encoding VOC family protein, whose translation MTMKYLHTMVRVRDLDASLKFYCDLLGLVETRRIDRPEGKYTLVFVAPPGGGAGEEVELTFNYEDEGDLGEARNFGHLAYAVDNIYDTCQRMMDAGVTINRPPRDGYMAFVRSPDNISVELLQAGEALPPQEPWASMPNTGKW comes from the coding sequence ATGACGATGAAATACCTGCACACGATGGTCCGGGTGCGCGATCTGGACGCATCCCTGAAATTCTACTGCGACCTGCTGGGGCTGGTGGAAACCCGCCGCATCGACCGGCCGGAGGGCAAGTACACGCTGGTGTTCGTCGCCCCTCCGGGCGGCGGCGCGGGCGAGGAGGTGGAGCTCACCTTCAACTACGAGGACGAGGGCGATCTGGGCGAGGCCCGCAACTTCGGCCATCTCGCCTATGCCGTGGACAACATCTACGACACCTGCCAGCGCATGATGGACGCGGGCGTGACCATCAACCGCCCGCCGCGCGACGGCTACATGGCCTTCGTCCGCTCGCCCGACAACATCTCCGTGGAGCTGCTGCAGGCCGGCGAGGCCCTGCCCCCGCAGGAGCCCTGGGCCTCCATGCCCAACACCGGAAAATGGTGA
- the thyX gene encoding FAD-dependent thymidylate synthase, whose protein sequence is MSITPEQQSEIDAARAAPSRTLRATAPGMEQHLYKAVPVLDHGFVRVVDYMGDDAAIVQAARVSYGQGTKKARDDAGLIRYLMRHWHSTPFEMCELKLHVKLPVFVARQWIRHRTANVNEYSARYSILDREFYIPAPEQLAAQSTVNNQGRGAVLEGAEAAQVLEMLKSDANRSYDHYEAMLSQDGQQGLARELARMNLPANIYTQWYWKVDLHNLFHFLRLRADAHAQYEIRVYAEAICAMVADWVPAAYAAFEDYRLEAAQLSGRGLDAVRRMLRGEEVTQESSGMSKGEWREFAALMQL, encoded by the coding sequence ATGTCGATCACGCCCGAGCAACAGTCCGAAATCGATGCGGCCCGCGCGGCGCCCTCCCGGACCCTGCGTGCCACCGCGCCGGGCATGGAGCAGCACCTCTACAAGGCCGTGCCGGTGCTCGACCACGGGTTCGTGCGCGTGGTGGACTACATGGGCGACGATGCGGCCATCGTGCAGGCGGCCCGGGTCTCCTACGGGCAAGGCACGAAGAAGGCGCGCGACGATGCCGGGCTCATCCGCTACCTGATGCGCCACTGGCACTCCACGCCCTTCGAGATGTGCGAGCTGAAGCTGCACGTGAAGCTGCCGGTCTTCGTGGCACGGCAGTGGATCCGCCACCGCACGGCGAACGTGAACGAGTATTCCGCCCGCTACTCCATCCTCGACCGGGAGTTCTACATCCCCGCGCCGGAGCAGCTCGCCGCCCAGTCCACGGTGAACAACCAGGGCCGCGGCGCGGTGCTGGAGGGGGCCGAGGCCGCGCAGGTGCTCGAGATGCTGAAATCCGACGCCAACCGCTCCTACGATCACTACGAGGCGATGCTGAGCCAGGACGGCCAGCAGGGCCTCGCCCGCGAGCTGGCGCGCATGAACCTGCCGGCCAACATCTACACCCAGTGGTACTGGAAGGTGGACCTGCACAACCTCTTCCACTTCCTGCGCCTGCGCGCGGACGCCCACGCGCAATACGAGATCCGCGTCTATGCCGAGGCCATCTGCGCCATGGTGGCGGACTGGGTGCCCGCCGCCTATGCCGCCTTCGAGGATTACCGGCTGGAGGCGGCCCAGCTTTCGGGCCGCGGGCTGGACGCCGTGCGCCGCATGCTCCGCGGTGAGGAGGTCACCCAGGAAAGCTCGGGCATGAGCAAGGGTGAATGGCGCGAATTCGCCGCCCTGATGCAGCTCTGA
- a CDS encoding ArsC/Spx/MgsR family protein: MQLTTYTLKTCDTCRKALKALEAAGHDVTNIDIRADGVPPGALSGWMAALGPEVLVNTRSTTWRGLSEAERARAATAEGAAALLAEHPTLMKRPVIVAGEDVHVGWTPAVRGALGA; the protein is encoded by the coding sequence ATGCAGCTCACCACCTACACGCTGAAAACCTGCGACACCTGCCGCAAGGCGCTGAAGGCGCTGGAGGCCGCGGGCCACGATGTCACCAACATCGACATCCGCGCCGACGGCGTGCCGCCCGGGGCGCTCTCGGGCTGGATGGCGGCCCTCGGGCCGGAGGTGCTGGTCAACACCCGCTCCACCACCTGGCGCGGCCTGTCGGAAGCCGAGCGCGCCCGTGCCGCCACGGCGGAGGGCGCGGCCGCCCTGCTGGCCGAACACCCCACCCTGATGAAGCGCCCGGTCATCGTGGCCGGGGAGGATGTCCATGTCGGCTGGACCCCGGCCGTGCGCGGCGCCCTCGGGGCCTGA
- a CDS encoding LysR family transcriptional regulator — MKREELADLMAFLAVCEERSFTRAAARLGTSQSALSHVVKRLEERLDLRLLTRTTRNVSPTLAGEQLADTLRPAFDDIDARLAALNRLRSKPAGLVRLNSSHHAALEILWPKLSPVMADNPDVQIEITVDQRLTNIVTDRFDAGVRLGESIEKDMIAVKIGPDMRMLAVASPEYFRRHGRPQTPHDLTNHNCINLRMPTLGGLYAWEFEQDGKPLNVRVDGQLISTDMDLILQASLDGRGISCIPDFHVRRHIEAGQLEVALEEYAPPFPGYHLYYPSRRQATPAFSLVLEALKYRG, encoded by the coding sequence ATGAAACGTGAAGAACTCGCGGACCTGATGGCCTTCCTCGCGGTGTGCGAGGAGCGCAGCTTCACCCGTGCCGCGGCCCGGCTGGGCACGTCGCAGAGCGCGCTCAGCCATGTCGTGAAGCGGCTGGAGGAGCGGCTGGACCTCCGCCTGCTCACCCGCACCACCCGCAATGTCTCCCCCACGCTGGCGGGCGAGCAGCTGGCCGACACCCTGCGCCCGGCCTTCGACGACATAGACGCGCGCCTGGCGGCGCTCAACCGGCTGCGCTCGAAGCCCGCGGGCCTGGTGCGGCTGAACTCCTCCCACCACGCCGCCTTGGAGATCCTCTGGCCGAAACTCTCCCCCGTGATGGCGGACAACCCCGATGTGCAGATCGAAATCACGGTCGACCAGCGGTTGACCAATATCGTGACCGACCGGTTCGACGCCGGTGTGCGGCTGGGCGAGAGCATCGAGAAGGACATGATCGCGGTGAAGATCGGCCCCGACATGCGGATGCTGGCCGTGGCCTCGCCGGAATATTTCCGCCGCCACGGCCGCCCGCAAACGCCGCATGACCTCACGAATCACAACTGCATCAACCTGCGCATGCCCACGCTGGGCGGGCTCTATGCCTGGGAGTTCGAGCAGGACGGCAAGCCGCTGAACGTGCGGGTGGACGGGCAGCTGATCAGCACCGACATGGATCTCATCCTCCAGGCCAGCCTGGATGGCAGGGGCATCAGCTGCATCCCGGATTTCCACGTGCGCAGACATATCGAGGCGGGCCAGCTCGAGGTGGCGCTGGAGGAGTACGCCCCGCCCTTCCCCGGCTATCACCTCTACTACCCCTCGCGCCGGCAGGCGACACCTGCCTTCTCGCTGGTGCTGGAGGCGCTCAAGTACCGGGGGTGA
- a CDS encoding cysteine hydrolase family protein: MIHAKPFDYPYDGRLDPAVTALVIIDMQQDFLSTDGYFARQGYDPAPLRAILPAVTRLIGGCRAAGIRVIHTRQGYRADRADMTEYEKWRRRQSGMEGSDVLLRGSPGFEIVPEIEVLPQDILVDKTCNGAFTHTDLEHVLRARGVTHLMLGGCTTDVCVHSTLREACDRNFQCLTVSDACASGDAYAHAAALHMVTVEYGVFGALATVEQVLAGLSDLARPDRTA; the protein is encoded by the coding sequence ATGATCCACGCGAAACCCTTCGACTATCCTTATGACGGCCGCCTTGACCCCGCCGTCACGGCGCTTGTCATCATCGACATGCAGCAGGATTTCCTGTCCACGGACGGCTATTTCGCCCGCCAGGGCTACGACCCCGCGCCGCTGCGGGCCATCCTGCCGGCCGTGACACGGCTGATCGGGGGCTGCCGCGCGGCCGGGATCCGGGTGATCCACACCCGGCAGGGATACCGCGCGGACCGGGCCGACATGACCGAATACGAGAAATGGCGCCGCCGCCAGTCCGGCATGGAGGGCTCGGACGTGCTGCTGCGCGGGAGCCCCGGCTTCGAGATCGTGCCGGAGATCGAGGTGCTGCCGCAGGACATCCTCGTCGACAAGACCTGCAACGGCGCCTTCACCCACACCGACCTGGAGCACGTGCTGCGCGCCCGGGGCGTCACCCACCTCATGCTGGGCGGATGCACCACGGATGTCTGCGTGCACAGCACCCTGCGCGAGGCCTGTGACCGCAACTTCCAGTGCCTCACCGTCTCGGATGCCTGCGCCAGCGGCGACGCCTATGCCCATGCCGCCGCGCTCCACATGGTCACGGTGGAATACGGCGTGTTCGGGGCGCTGGCGACGGTGGAGCAGGTGCTCGCCGGGCTCTCGGATCTCGCGCGGCCGGACCGGACGGCCTGA
- a CDS encoding proline iminopeptidase-family hydrolase has protein sequence MSDIPTTEGFSSYQGYRTWYRVCGDLASGKLPLVVAHGGPGCTHDYVDSFRELAATGRPVIHYDQIGNGNSTHLPEKGPEFWTVAFFLGELDALLDHLGIRDRYALLGQSWGGMLGAEHAVRRPAGLKALVIANSPASMALWSAGAAELRAQLPEEVQRALDSHEAAGTLDHPDYLAATRVFYDRHVCRLTPWPEEVARTFAAIDADPTVYHAMNGPTEFHVIGTMKSWSVVDRLPEVLAPTLAFRGAHDEATEACVQPFLDLIPRCEGHVFPNSSHMPHVEEKASCLAVVEAFLARHEAG, from the coding sequence ATGAGCGACATCCCCACCACCGAAGGCTTTTCCTCATACCAGGGTTACCGGACATGGTACCGCGTGTGCGGAGACCTCGCGTCCGGCAAGCTGCCGCTGGTGGTCGCGCATGGCGGGCCGGGCTGCACGCATGATTACGTTGACAGTTTTCGCGAACTGGCCGCCACCGGCCGCCCGGTCATCCACTATGACCAGATCGGCAACGGCAACTCCACGCATCTGCCGGAGAAGGGGCCGGAGTTCTGGACCGTGGCCTTCTTCCTCGGCGAGCTGGACGCGCTGCTGGACCATCTCGGCATCCGGGACCGTTACGCATTGCTGGGCCAGTCCTGGGGCGGCATGCTGGGCGCCGAACACGCGGTGCGCCGCCCGGCCGGGCTGAAGGCGCTGGTGATCGCGAATTCCCCGGCCTCGATGGCGCTGTGGTCCGCCGGCGCGGCGGAGCTGCGCGCGCAGCTCCCCGAGGAGGTGCAACGGGCGCTCGACAGCCACGAGGCCGCCGGCACCCTCGACCACCCGGACTATCTCGCCGCCACCCGCGTCTTCTATGACCGTCACGTGTGCCGGTTGACCCCCTGGCCGGAGGAGGTGGCCCGCACCTTCGCCGCGATCGACGCGGACCCCACCGTCTACCACGCCATGAACGGCCCCACCGAATTCCACGTGATCGGCACGATGAAATCCTGGTCGGTGGTCGACCGGCTGCCGGAGGTGCTGGCCCCCACCCTCGCCTTCCGCGGCGCCCATGACGAGGCGACGGAGGCCTGCGTGCAGCCCTTCCTGGACCTGATCCCGCGCTGCGAGGGGCATGTCTTCCCCAACTCCAGCCACATGCCGCATGTGGAGGAGAAGGCTTCGTGCCTCGCCGTCGTGGAGGCCTTCCTCGCCCGGCACGAGGCCGGCTGA